The nucleotide sequence ATCCACACGAAATGGTACTTCAGGTCGAAGCGACTATGCGAACCAGTCCGGTACTTTTCCATCACCCGATCATAGCAAACCGAAAAACCTCAAGGGTTCGCCTGACGGCGAGGGATTTAGACCCATCGCATGGACATTAATTCCGAAGACCGTCGTACCGATCGGCTATGTCGGCGTCGTCGTCAGTTACTACGGACGCCACGGTACCGACCTGTCGGGCGATGCCTTCCGCCACGGCGAACGCGTGGCCGAAGGGGAACGTGGCGTGTGGGAGCGTCCGCTCGGCCCGGGCAAGTATCCGTTTAACACCTTCGCCGGCAATATCGTGCTGGTGCCGACGACGAATTTCGTGCTGCATTGGATCACTGGCAAGAGCGAGTCGCACCGCTATGACGAAAGTCTGCGTTCGATCGACCTGGTGACCAAGGACGCGTATGAACCGCTGCTCCCCTTGTCGGTGGTCGTGCATATCGACTACCAGCGGGCCCCCAGCGTCATCCAGCGTTTCGGCGATGTAAAGCGATTGATTACGCAGACGCTCGATCCGATGTTGTCAGCTTTCTTCCGCGACGTAGCGCACAAGAAAACGATGCTCGAGCTATTGCACGAGCGCGATACGATCCAGGCCGAGGCGCGGGAAGTGCTGCGCCGAAGGTTTCGAGAATTCGATATCGAATGCGTCGACGTCCTGATCGGCAAGCCCGATTCGCAAAACGGCGACCAGAAGATCGAAACGCTGCTCGAGCAGTTGCGTCAACGGCAGCTTTCGTTCGAGCAACTGGAAACCTACGAGCGTCAACGGGCCGCGGCTGACAAGCTGCGCATCCTGAACGAAGCCCAGGCCCAGGCCAACAAGCAAACCGAGTTGACCAACGCCCGGGTGCAAATCCAGATTTCGGAAAGTAATGGCGAGGCAGACCTGGCCCGTGCTCGCAAGCAGGCCGAACAGGTCGTGGTCGTGTCGGACGGCGAATTGTCCCGTTCGCGCCGCCAGGCCGAGCAGACGGTCGTCTTGGCCGAAGCCGACGCGCGGCAACGCGAGTTGGCCGGTCGCGGCGAGGCGCAGAAGATTGCGCACGTCGGTCTGTCCGAGGCCGCGGTGCTGTTCCAGCGCATCGCCTCGTACCGCGATCCACGGTTGTACGCCATGTCGCTCTTGGCCGAGCAATTGTCCAAGAGCACGCAACCACTGGTGCCAGAGCGCGTCTTCGTGGCCGGTGCGGCCGGCGGCGACGGCGCGAGCGCCGGCCCTGCGGGACAAACGACCGGACTGTTGGGCTTGCTCGTCAGTCTGCTCGTCTCCGAGAAATCAGGCTTCCAGTCGGAATCGACCGACCCGGCGCTAGGCGAATTCAAAGCCTTCGCCGACCGCATGACAAAGCAAGTCATGCAACTGGTCGAAAGCGACCCGACCGAGAAGCCGGCCAAGTCGTGACGCGATAGTTAGAAGATGACGTAGAAACCGAAGAGGAGCCACCCGACCGCGGGTGCCATGGCCACGCAAGTTGCGTGGCCATGTTTTTGCGCTGCAAGGCGCTGAGTTACGTCATGATACCGTCATCCGTGAAGTTCCAGGAAGACACGACTTACTTCGGTGAGATTACGCAGCAACTAGTGTAGGATCTGAAAAAGGAATCACACGGCGGAGCAAGCCTAATGCCAATTTCCGTTACGATGGTCGATCAAACAGTATCGCCCGAGGAATTGAGAGCGGACGACATTGCCGCCATTTACATTTTGCGACTGCCGTTTCGCCTTCGCGTCGGAAAGACCTTCTCGTTCAAATACGACGATAAGACCGATATTTTCGTCAGGAATAGCCTCGTCGTGCCTAGCGAACTAACGACGCAGGAGCTTTTGCACCAGATGGCAAGCACTACTCCTGCAACGCCCATCGAAGCACTCAAGTCTGACATTGGCATCGCGATTTGGAATCTGGGAATCGACGTCGATGTTGTACGCAGAATCGCGCCGAACGCAGAGCTAATCAATATGCCGTCACGGCATTTTGCCGCTTTATGTGCAATTAACGACTTCATAGTGGCATATCAAACTACTACTCAAATGCTTTTTGGGGGGCAGGCCCTCGCGCGTCTGACCAATATGGAGTTGTTCGACAGCATGAAATGCGAGATAGCGTATGTCGGCCGATTCGGGCAGGTGCCCAATTGGTCGGAATGCTTCAAATTCGCTGATTCCTGCGGATCAA is from Pirellulales bacterium and encodes:
- a CDS encoding SPFH domain-containing protein, which produces STRNGTSGRSDYANQSGTFPSPDHSKPKNLKGSPDGEGFRPIAWTLIPKTVVPIGYVGVVVSYYGRHGTDLSGDAFRHGERVAEGERGVWERPLGPGKYPFNTFAGNIVLVPTTNFVLHWITGKSESHRYDESLRSIDLVTKDAYEPLLPLSVVVHIDYQRAPSVIQRFGDVKRLITQTLDPMLSAFFRDVAHKKTMLELLHERDTIQAEAREVLRRRFREFDIECVDVLIGKPDSQNGDQKIETLLEQLRQRQLSFEQLETYERQRAAADKLRILNEAQAQANKQTELTNARVQIQISESNGEADLARARKQAEQVVVVSDGELSRSRRQAEQTVVLAEADARQRELAGRGEAQKIAHVGLSEAAVLFQRIASYRDPRLYAMSLLAEQLSKSTQPLVPERVFVAGAAGGDGASAGPAGQTTGLLGLLVSLLVSEKSGFQSESTDPALGEFKAFADRMTKQVMQLVESDPTEKPAKS